A genomic window from Candidatus Kouleothrix ribensis includes:
- a CDS encoding ABC transporter substrate-binding protein, which translates to MLVLAGCGTALPQPAALDTNRAFARDVVADLPELPSYRIGLNTEVTGTGAQIGDLSVRAARLAIEEINGTGGVDGVPLELVVRDCRSNPDAALEQYRAALAHDRLVALLGPFKSAYAVRIVPEHRSSTLPMLIGATNATLTAQGDANLFRMRPSDLLTSAAMTALAVDRLGKRRVAIIHDSDAFGSGGARNISANLADRGLAPVAREQYSTGARDFDTLVRNVAAAGPDAVLIYGTNTTDVGFLLRAIRYWNLDATIVTSPSGATTVAHDIAAEAQDQIYVAMDGFFAATPAGRRFEQVFSARFGIPPDTYVAWIYDSIYLLAGILREHGAEPQAISAALRTARHTGVQGVYQFDAQGEGLHQVTLVQMAAGQPQLVGSYSMAGFVPRPGAPLPSAEAGP; encoded by the coding sequence GTGCTCGTGCTGGCGGGGTGTGGAACAGCGCTGCCCCAGCCGGCCGCACTCGACACGAACCGGGCGTTCGCGCGCGACGTGGTGGCCGACCTGCCCGAGCTGCCCAGCTACCGGATCGGGCTGAACACCGAGGTGACCGGCACCGGCGCACAGATCGGCGACCTGAGTGTACGCGCGGCGCGGCTGGCGATCGAAGAGATCAACGGCACGGGTGGAGTCGATGGTGTGCCGCTCGAGCTGGTAGTGCGCGACTGCCGCTCGAACCCAGACGCCGCGCTCGAGCAGTATCGCGCCGCGCTGGCCCACGATCGGCTGGTGGCGCTGCTCGGCCCATTCAAATCGGCCTACGCCGTGCGGATCGTGCCTGAGCACCGCAGCAGTACGCTGCCGATGCTGATTGGCGCAACCAACGCGACCCTCACGGCGCAGGGCGATGCGAACCTGTTTCGCATGCGGCCGAGCGACCTGCTCACCTCGGCGGCCATGACGGCGCTGGCGGTCGATCGGCTCGGCAAGCGCCGCGTGGCGATCATCCACGACTCCGACGCGTTCGGCAGCGGCGGCGCGCGCAATATTAGCGCCAACCTGGCCGATCGTGGCCTGGCGCCGGTGGCGCGCGAGCAGTACTCCACCGGCGCGCGCGACTTCGATACACTGGTGCGGAACGTCGCTGCAGCCGGCCCCGACGCAGTGCTGATCTACGGCACGAACACCACCGATGTTGGCTTCCTGCTGCGCGCGATACGCTACTGGAACCTCGACGCGACGATCGTCACCTCGCCCAGCGGCGCCACCACCGTGGCACACGATATCGCCGCTGAGGCCCAGGATCAGATCTATGTTGCGATGGACGGCTTCTTCGCGGCGACGCCGGCCGGCCGGCGCTTCGAGCAGGTCTTTAGCGCGCGCTTCGGCATCCCACCCGACACCTATGTCGCCTGGATCTACGACTCAATCTACCTGCTGGCGGGCATCCTGCGCGAGCATGGCGCCGAGCCGCAGGCGATCAGCGCGGCGCTGCGCACGGCCCGCCATACCGGCGTGCAGGGTGTGTATCAGTTCGACGCGCAGGGCGAGGGCTTGCACCAGGTGACGCTGGTGCAGATGGCCGCCGGCCAGCCACAGCTGGTGGGCAGCTATAGCATGGCGGGCTTCGTGCCCCGGCCGGGTGCGCCGCTGCCCAGCGCCGAGGCCGGCCCATGA
- a CDS encoding S8 family serine peptidase, which produces MPDRAPHRRSLTSFAMLIACMLVALPAAAQARPLANTALAVAPGAVALTLPLGASATQTLTLSNLTDTPLAPTLLEAAAAPPASMPAPAPGQPHLALPRQAGPIDPQLSAELGQGDRQADFMVYLREQADLAAAYQIRDWAARGRYVYQQLRDHADRSQRGLRAALDARGLAYRPFWIANAVLVHGNLADAQALVARPDVALLRANHINALPSARAAIDSRCSPDDPANPTCWNIRRIGADRVWNEFGITGHGIVVANIDTGVRFDHPALVAQYRGTLGPARYDHNYNWFDPKALYRVPNDPNGHGTHTLGTMVAAGSAASGLPGVGVAPGARWISAQGCASTSCSEIDLIASAQWMLAPTTLDGRDPRPELRPMIVNNSWSAGGNDDWYAGYTAVWRAAGIFPVFAAGNSGSACGTIGSPGDYPDVLGVGATDMRDLAASFSARGPTADGRRKPDMVAPGGGPGILSTGPGGSGDYRTLQGTSMAAPHAAGLVALLWSANPQLIGDYDATMAILRGSARPLADTSCGDMAGAPNNVYGDGRIDAYAAVQRARVDVPWLRIVGVPEQVPAHGTASVELQLDAAKVPAPGSYQARVQVYSDLAQAPISVAISLTVSSIGVQAVVSGRVVSADTQAPVAATVGVRQGQQVSTGPAGEFALTLAPGVYELTVAAPAFISARYPLTVTHDLQLPDLVLQPGYPQIIVSAPPISAALELGQREQFGIAIANQGPRPLHYQIQIWPDQFAAFRSDEAGGPAYAWVSLPTSAASVDLGSSAFKESIPLGFEFPFYSYTFTDTVVAADGFLAFSPPPVVYSRPVAGCFPDIGFVFYEIAPFRTDIDLTRGGSIRYATIDHGQTFVLSYEHVHLQDDSTGASYSFQVLLHSDGRVVFQYRDLPAPPSLLAVGLQRTPLDFQQLGCGASAPIHAGLAIELRPQPATPGWLTLSATAGEVPVGGQHVVTATLRWVLPRTLPQRGRIEISSDDPIRAQVRLPASLMLEPPPYRRWLPAISRPLF; this is translated from the coding sequence ATGCCCGATCGCGCCCCCCACCGTCGTTCGCTCACCAGCTTCGCCATGCTGATCGCGTGTATGCTCGTGGCTCTGCCGGCTGCTGCGCAGGCGCGCCCGCTGGCAAACACCGCGCTGGCCGTGGCGCCTGGCGCCGTGGCATTGACGCTGCCGCTGGGTGCCAGCGCCACGCAAACGCTCACGCTCTCGAACCTGACCGACACACCGCTCGCCCCGACGCTGCTCGAGGCCGCCGCTGCGCCCCCGGCCAGTATGCCCGCGCCAGCGCCAGGCCAACCCCACCTGGCACTGCCACGCCAGGCCGGGCCAATCGACCCGCAGCTGAGCGCCGAGCTGGGCCAGGGCGACCGGCAGGCCGATTTCATGGTCTATTTGCGCGAGCAGGCCGACCTGGCTGCGGCCTACCAGATTCGCGACTGGGCCGCGCGCGGGCGTTATGTCTACCAGCAGCTGCGCGACCATGCCGATCGATCTCAGCGGGGGCTACGCGCCGCGCTCGACGCGCGTGGGCTGGCCTACCGCCCGTTCTGGATCGCGAATGCCGTGCTGGTACACGGCAACCTGGCCGATGCGCAGGCGCTCGTGGCGCGCCCCGACGTGGCGCTGCTGCGTGCCAATCATATCAATGCACTGCCCAGCGCACGCGCCGCGATCGACTCGCGCTGCTCGCCGGATGACCCGGCCAACCCAACCTGCTGGAATATACGCCGGATCGGCGCCGACCGAGTCTGGAACGAGTTTGGCATCACTGGCCACGGCATCGTGGTAGCGAATATCGATACGGGTGTGCGCTTCGACCACCCCGCGCTGGTGGCCCAGTATCGCGGCACACTCGGCCCGGCGCGCTACGATCATAACTACAACTGGTTCGACCCCAAAGCGCTGTATCGGGTGCCGAACGACCCGAACGGGCACGGCACGCACACACTCGGCACCATGGTTGCGGCCGGCAGCGCGGCCAGCGGCTTGCCCGGCGTGGGGGTTGCACCCGGCGCACGCTGGATCAGCGCCCAGGGCTGCGCCTCGACATCGTGCAGCGAGATCGACCTGATCGCGTCGGCGCAGTGGATGCTGGCACCCACAACCCTCGACGGGCGCGATCCCCGGCCCGAGCTGCGCCCGATGATCGTGAATAACTCCTGGTCGGCCGGCGGCAACGACGACTGGTACGCCGGGTATACCGCCGTCTGGCGCGCGGCCGGCATCTTCCCGGTGTTCGCGGCCGGTAACTCGGGCAGCGCCTGCGGCACGATCGGATCACCGGGCGATTACCCCGATGTGCTGGGCGTCGGCGCCACCGATATGCGCGACCTGGCCGCCTCGTTCAGCGCGCGCGGCCCCACCGCCGATGGCCGCCGCAAGCCCGACATGGTCGCACCCGGCGGTGGGCCGGGCATCCTCTCGACCGGGCCAGGCGGCAGCGGCGATTACCGGACGCTCCAGGGCACTTCTATGGCCGCGCCGCACGCGGCCGGGCTAGTGGCGCTGCTCTGGTCGGCCAACCCCCAGCTGATCGGCGATTATGATGCGACCATGGCCATCCTACGCGGTAGCGCGCGGCCACTCGCCGACACCAGCTGTGGCGACATGGCCGGTGCGCCGAACAATGTCTATGGCGACGGCCGGATCGATGCGTATGCGGCCGTGCAGCGCGCGCGCGTCGACGTGCCCTGGCTGCGGATCGTGGGCGTGCCCGAGCAGGTGCCGGCCCATGGCACCGCCAGTGTCGAGCTGCAGCTCGATGCCGCGAAAGTGCCTGCGCCCGGCAGCTACCAGGCGCGCGTCCAAGTCTATTCCGACCTGGCCCAGGCGCCGATCAGCGTGGCGATCAGCCTCACTGTCAGCTCTATCGGTGTGCAGGCGGTGGTCAGCGGGCGCGTCGTGAGCGCCGACACCCAGGCGCCAGTGGCTGCGACGGTGGGAGTGCGCCAGGGCCAGCAGGTCAGCACCGGCCCGGCCGGCGAATTTGCGCTCACGCTCGCGCCCGGCGTGTACGAGCTGACGGTCGCGGCGCCGGCGTTCATCAGCGCGCGCTACCCGCTCACCGTCACGCACGATCTCCAGCTGCCCGATCTCGTGCTCCAGCCCGGCTATCCGCAGATCATTGTGTCGGCGCCACCGATCTCAGCCGCGCTAGAATTGGGGCAGCGCGAACAGTTCGGCATCGCGATTGCGAACCAGGGGCCGCGGCCACTGCACTACCAGATCCAGATCTGGCCCGACCAGTTTGCCGCCTTCCGTAGCGACGAGGCCGGCGGGCCGGCCTACGCATGGGTCAGCCTGCCCACGAGTGCGGCGAGTGTCGATCTGGGCAGTAGCGCATTCAAAGAATCCATCCCGCTAGGCTTCGAGTTCCCGTTCTACAGCTATACATTTACCGATACGGTGGTGGCGGCCGACGGCTTCCTGGCGTTTAGCCCGCCGCCGGTTGTCTACAGCCGCCCGGTGGCGGGCTGCTTCCCCGATATCGGCTTCGTCTTCTACGAGATCGCGCCATTCCGCACCGATATCGACCTGACGCGCGGCGGCAGTATCCGCTACGCGACGATCGATCATGGGCAGACGTTCGTGCTGAGCTACGAGCATGTTCATCTGCAAGATGACAGCACAGGCGCGAGCTATAGCTTCCAGGTGCTGCTGCATAGCGACGGGCGCGTGGTGTTCCAGTATCGTGATCTTCCGGCCCCGCCTAGCCTGCTGGCGGTCGGGTTGCAGCGTACGCCGCTCGACTTCCAGCAGCTTGGCTGTGGCGCCAGCGCACCGATCCACGCCGGCCTGGCGATCGAGCTGCGGCCGCAGCCGGCCACGCCTGGCTGGCTTACGCTCTCGGCGACTGCCGGCGAGGTGCCGGTGGGCGGCCAGCACGTTGTGACGGCAACCCTGCGCTGGGTGCTGCCGCGCACACTACCGCAGCGTGGCCGAATCGAGATCAGCAGCGACGACCCGATCCGCGCGCAGGTGCGCCTGCCGGCCAGCCTGATGCTCGAGCCGCCGCCCTATCGGCGCTGGCTGCCGGCGATCAGCCGGCCGCTCTTCTAA
- a CDS encoding DUF2231 domain-containing protein, with protein MYPLHPLTVHLPIGLLAGNAALTLLYLRRGDRALEVSAFHCLWLGWIGALLAVAGGTIDAARQLAAITDPSRAALGWVNAHALVGLAILVVYWQAWQLRRRNPAILDAPATRRGYLIRLGLGIALVLLDGWLGGHLVYTLRLGVGH; from the coding sequence ATGTACCCACTCCACCCGCTAACCGTTCATCTGCCGATCGGCCTGCTCGCCGGCAATGCTGCCCTCACGCTGCTGTACCTACGGCGTGGTGATCGCGCGCTCGAAGTGAGCGCGTTTCACTGCCTGTGGCTCGGCTGGATCGGTGCGCTGCTGGCGGTGGCCGGCGGCACGATCGACGCCGCACGGCAGCTGGCCGCGATCACCGACCCAAGCCGCGCCGCGCTCGGCTGGGTCAATGCGCACGCCCTGGTGGGCCTGGCCATCCTGGTGGTGTACTGGCAGGCCTGGCAGCTCCGGCGGCGCAACCCGGCCATCCTCGACGCGCCGGCAACCCGGCGCGGCTACCTGATCCGGCTGGGGCTGGGCATCGCGCTGGTGCTGCTCGACGGCTGGCTAGGCGGGCACCTGGTGTATACCCTACGGCTGGGCGTAGGCCACTGA
- a CDS encoding 1-acyl-sn-glycerol-3-phosphate acyltransferase produces MLGAFMYFCLWLPLNIARRVWWNWQVEGVENLPPRGQGMIIAINHLNWTDIHILGASLPLSHRPWWIAKIEMFLNPLVTWWLRQMQVIPIKRGKRDTAAMDASEEALRNGAVLIIFPEGHRSHGEGLLEGRAGAVRLAVRSACPIVPMAIWGTEAGLGGAARRKPIRLKIGRPYYVNIPADAKIPNDRMSRLTEDMMLQIAELLPAQYWGFYRERMLGMAAPNPPDQAP; encoded by the coding sequence ATGCTGGGCGCGTTCATGTACTTTTGCCTGTGGTTGCCGCTCAATATTGCGCGGCGCGTGTGGTGGAACTGGCAGGTCGAGGGGGTTGAGAATCTACCACCGCGCGGCCAGGGCATGATCATCGCGATCAATCACCTCAACTGGACCGATATTCACATCCTGGGCGCGTCGCTGCCGCTCTCGCATCGCCCGTGGTGGATCGCCAAGATCGAGATGTTCCTCAACCCGCTGGTGACATGGTGGCTCAGGCAGATGCAGGTGATCCCAATCAAGCGCGGCAAGCGCGACACCGCCGCCATGGATGCCTCGGAAGAGGCGCTGCGCAATGGGGCGGTGCTGATCATCTTCCCCGAGGGGCATCGCAGCCACGGCGAAGGGCTACTCGAGGGCCGCGCCGGCGCGGTGCGGCTGGCGGTGCGCAGCGCCTGCCCGATCGTGCCGATGGCGATCTGGGGAACCGAGGCCGGCCTGGGCGGCGCGGCCAGGCGCAAGCCGATCCGGCTCAAGATTGGCCGGCCATACTACGTGAATATCCCGGCCGACGCCAAAATCCCCAACGATCGCATGAGCCGGCTTACCGAAGACATGATGCTGCAGATTGCCGAGCTGCTACCCGCGCAGTACTGGGGCTTCTACCGCGAGCGCATGCTAGGCATGGCGGCGCCTAATCCACCCGATCAGGCGCCCTAG